The proteins below are encoded in one region of Paenacidovorax monticola:
- a CDS encoding 7TM-DISM domain-containing protein: protein MKMPSSLPLRAALRRLLLPAWLVLSLVLVACAILSPNLFPGPARGLQLGADIPLQMLVDPRGTLTLADVAARPDSAFTPLSAPLSEGYTHNVYWLKATVPAAEEGGAIPTSGHSLWLSILPSYLDQVTLYQQDGPGTAWRELRSGDTVPMAQRIRVRQLMFPLQERQPFLLRVQTTSPVQVDATVWRSTGLLAHLSAIEWASGVHQGINLMLVLLLIGAALALRMRSLWALATGAAAALAHGALDRGYLQVWLPDAPPLWGDLAVKLGTLMLPAAFSWQFRTLLTQGTRWRRVDRALLALGVVPLLCLPSIPLGRYEDWAWIGVMAPWAISALFAVVAWSNLLRERATTVNVLMVVPTTLYGLVGVYVTAAYVGLAGLPAIETSVLWQLNTLLINLIVTVAVGRACSRPSAAPWTARRTWSSGSKSPSRPWRSACASAPPSCCMPRTLCRPRCTASAPCGKSSASSST from the coding sequence ATGAAGATGCCCTCCTCCCTCCCCCTGCGGGCTGCGCTGCGCCGCCTGCTCCTGCCCGCCTGGCTCGTGCTGTCCCTGGTGCTGGTGGCCTGCGCCATCCTGAGTCCCAATCTCTTCCCCGGGCCGGCCCGGGGCCTGCAGCTGGGCGCCGATATTCCGCTGCAGATGCTGGTGGACCCGCGCGGAACGCTGACGCTGGCCGATGTGGCCGCCCGGCCCGACTCGGCCTTCACGCCGCTCAGCGCGCCACTGAGCGAGGGCTATACGCACAACGTGTACTGGCTGAAGGCCACGGTCCCCGCCGCAGAAGAAGGCGGCGCCATCCCCACGTCCGGCCATTCCCTGTGGCTGAGCATCCTGCCCAGCTACCTGGACCAGGTCACGCTGTACCAGCAGGACGGGCCGGGCACGGCGTGGCGGGAGCTGCGCAGCGGCGACACCGTCCCCATGGCGCAGCGCATCCGCGTGCGGCAGCTCATGTTCCCGCTGCAGGAGCGCCAGCCCTTCCTGCTGCGCGTGCAGACCACCAGCCCCGTGCAGGTCGACGCCACGGTCTGGCGCAGCACGGGGCTGCTGGCCCACCTGTCGGCCATCGAATGGGCCTCGGGCGTGCACCAGGGCATCAACCTGATGCTGGTGCTCCTGCTCATCGGCGCCGCGCTGGCACTGCGCATGCGCAGCCTGTGGGCCCTGGCGACGGGTGCCGCCGCCGCCCTGGCCCACGGCGCGCTGGACCGGGGCTACCTGCAGGTATGGCTGCCCGATGCGCCGCCCCTCTGGGGCGATCTGGCCGTCAAGCTGGGCACCCTGATGCTGCCGGCCGCCTTCTCGTGGCAGTTCCGCACCCTGCTGACGCAGGGCACGCGCTGGCGGCGCGTGGACCGCGCGCTGCTGGCCCTGGGCGTGGTGCCGCTGCTGTGCCTGCCCAGCATTCCGCTGGGCCGCTACGAGGACTGGGCCTGGATCGGCGTCATGGCCCCCTGGGCCATCAGCGCCCTGTTCGCCGTGGTCGCATGGAGCAACCTGCTGCGCGAACGCGCCACCACGGTCAACGTGCTGATGGTGGTGCCCACCACGCTGTACGGCCTCGTGGGCGTGTACGTGACGGCGGCCTACGTGGGGCTGGCCGGCCTGCCCGCCATCGAAACCAGCGTGCTCTGGCAGCTGAACACCCTGCTGATCAACCTCATCGTCACGGTGGCTGTGGGGCGGGCCTGTTCCAGACCTTCCGCGGCGCCATGGACCGCCAGGCGCACCTGGTCGAGCGGCTCGAAAAGTCCGAGCAGGCCCTGGAGGAGCGCGTGCGCCAGCGCACCGCCGAGCTGCTGCATGCCCAGAACGCTCTGCAGGCCGCGCTGCACAGCGAGCGCGCCATGCGGGAAGAGCAGCGCCAGTTCTTCAACATGA
- a CDS encoding ABC transporter ATP-binding protein, with the protein MLEVHGLNAWYGGAQILFDVALSVGRGEVVALMGRNGAGKSTTLKAIAGLMAGTFARRTGRIAFMGQPIERKAPHEIARLGLGYVPEDRRIFTDLTVLENLEVGRQKPRRWPDGTPAPHWTAERLFQLFPNLGEMPGRQGGRMSGGEQQMLTVARTLMGQPLMVLLDEPSEGVAPLIVEQMAEAILGLKAQGIAILLCEQNLPFAEAVADRAYVLEQGQIVHAGPMAGLAGDARVRQAYLGL; encoded by the coding sequence ATGCTTGAGGTCCATGGCCTGAACGCCTGGTACGGCGGCGCGCAGATCCTGTTCGACGTGGCGCTCTCGGTGGGGCGCGGCGAGGTCGTCGCGCTCATGGGGCGCAACGGCGCGGGCAAGTCCACCACGCTCAAGGCCATCGCGGGACTCATGGCCGGGACATTCGCGCGCCGCACGGGGCGCATCGCCTTCATGGGCCAGCCCATCGAGCGCAAGGCCCCGCACGAGATCGCGCGCCTGGGCCTGGGCTACGTGCCCGAGGACCGGCGCATCTTCACCGATCTCACGGTGCTCGAAAACCTCGAGGTCGGCCGCCAGAAACCCCGCCGCTGGCCCGACGGCACGCCCGCGCCGCACTGGACGGCCGAGCGCCTGTTCCAGCTCTTTCCCAACCTGGGCGAGATGCCCGGGCGCCAGGGCGGCCGCATGAGTGGCGGCGAGCAGCAGATGCTCACCGTGGCGCGTACGCTCATGGGCCAACCCCTCATGGTGCTGCTCGACGAGCCCTCCGAGGGCGTGGCGCCCCTCATCGTGGAGCAGATGGCCGAGGCCATCCTCGGCCTCAAGGCCCAGGGCATCGCCATCCTGCTGTGCGAGCAGAACCTGCCCTTCGCCGAGGCCGTGGCCGACCGCGCCTATGTGCTGGAGCAGGGGCAGATCGTGCACGCCGGGCCCATGGCCGGGCTGGCGGGCGACGCGCGAGTGCGGCAGGCGTACCTGGGCTTGTAG
- a CDS encoding TorF family putative porin, translated as MIRVSIKSLAVVLAAAAPLWASAQLTGNVTLTTNYKFRGQDQDASRTRAVKPAIQGGFDYAFGDTGWYVGNWNSSVDWLKGNSIEMDFYGGYKFKAGDVDLDLGALTYVYPGNAHGNTTELYGAATYGPVTAKYSHTVSKDYFGWAGAKSGSGLKGTNTGYLNIAFAQEIAPKFTLKAAVGFTRFASDIKDTGVPNYMDYSLGGAYDFGDGLSLGAAVVGANKKNFFGDVNKARLIVSLTKTL; from the coding sequence ATGATTCGCGTATCCATCAAGTCCCTGGCTGTCGTCCTGGCCGCTGCCGCGCCCCTGTGGGCCAGTGCCCAGCTTACCGGCAACGTCACGCTGACCACCAACTACAAGTTCCGTGGCCAGGACCAGGATGCCAGCCGGACCCGGGCCGTCAAGCCGGCCATCCAGGGCGGCTTCGACTACGCGTTCGGCGACACGGGCTGGTACGTCGGCAACTGGAACTCCAGCGTGGACTGGCTCAAGGGCAACTCCATCGAGATGGACTTCTACGGCGGCTACAAATTCAAGGCCGGTGACGTGGACCTCGACCTGGGCGCGCTGACCTACGTGTATCCCGGCAATGCCCATGGCAACACCACCGAGCTGTACGGCGCGGCCACCTATGGCCCCGTGACGGCGAAGTACTCGCACACCGTGTCCAAGGACTACTTCGGCTGGGCCGGCGCCAAGTCGGGCTCGGGCCTCAAGGGCACCAACACGGGTTACCTGAACATCGCCTTCGCGCAGGAGATCGCGCCCAAGTTCACGCTGAAGGCCGCCGTGGGCTTCACGCGCTTTGCGAGCGACATCAAGGACACGGGCGTGCCCAACTACATGGACTACAGCCTCGGCGGCGCCTACGATTTCGGCGACGGTCTTTCCCTCGGCGCGGCTGTGGTGGGCGCCAACAAGAAGAACTTCTTCGGTGACGTCAACAAGGCACGCCTGATCGTCTCCCTCACCAAGACCCTGTAA
- a CDS encoding YifB family Mg chelatase-like AAA ATPase, translated as MSLALVQSRALLGLQAPAVTVEVHLANGLPSFTLVGLADVEVKEARERVRSALQNAGLEFPHNKRITVNLAPADLPKDSGRFDLPIALGILAASGQIDAAQLAGHEFAGELSLSGELRPVRGALAAGLALRTQGVHTRMVLPLDSAEEAALVPDAEVYGARHLLDVVRQFLPPGQAAADAADSGWQRLRPAPPAPMPPMADLADVKGQAGAKRALEIAAAGGHGVLLVGPPGSGKSMLAHRFAALLPPMTEQEALESAAIASLAGRFAAEHWMQRFTAAPHHTSSAIALVGGGSPPRPGEISLAHHGVLFLDEFPEYARTALEALREPLETGTITIARATQRAEFPARFQLVAAMNPCPCGFLGSGQRACRCTPDQVARYQGKLSGPLLDRIDLHVEVPALPTQELLQAPPGEASSAVRERVALARGRAVARQGKPNHALHAQELDAQLELTEAAAAFLQSAAARLGWSARSTHRTLRVARTIADLAASATVGPAHVAEAVQYRRALHGAKAG; from the coding sequence ATGAGTCTTGCTTTGGTGCAAAGCCGCGCCCTGTTGGGGCTGCAGGCACCCGCCGTGACCGTCGAGGTGCACCTGGCCAACGGCCTGCCGAGCTTCACGCTCGTGGGCCTGGCCGATGTGGAGGTGAAGGAGGCGCGCGAGCGCGTGCGCTCGGCGCTGCAGAACGCGGGGCTCGAATTCCCGCACAACAAGCGCATCACGGTGAACCTGGCCCCGGCCGATCTGCCCAAGGATTCGGGCCGCTTCGACCTGCCGATCGCGCTGGGCATCCTCGCAGCGAGCGGGCAGATCGACGCCGCGCAGCTCGCAGGCCACGAATTCGCGGGCGAGCTGTCGCTGTCGGGCGAACTGCGCCCCGTGCGCGGCGCGCTGGCCGCGGGCCTGGCCCTGCGCACGCAGGGCGTGCACACGCGCATGGTGCTGCCGCTGGACAGTGCCGAGGAAGCCGCGCTGGTGCCGGATGCCGAGGTCTACGGCGCGCGCCACCTGCTGGACGTGGTGCGCCAGTTCCTGCCCCCGGGCCAGGCCGCCGCCGATGCCGCGGACAGCGGATGGCAGCGCCTGCGCCCGGCTCCGCCCGCGCCCATGCCGCCCATGGCCGACCTCGCGGACGTGAAGGGCCAGGCCGGCGCCAAGCGTGCGCTGGAGATCGCCGCCGCGGGCGGCCATGGCGTACTGCTCGTCGGCCCCCCGGGCTCCGGCAAATCCATGCTTGCGCACCGCTTCGCGGCGCTGCTGCCGCCGATGACCGAGCAGGAGGCGCTGGAGAGCGCCGCCATCGCCAGCCTTGCGGGACGCTTCGCAGCGGAGCACTGGATGCAGCGCTTCACGGCCGCGCCGCACCATACAAGCAGCGCGATCGCCCTCGTGGGCGGTGGCTCGCCCCCCAGGCCCGGCGAGATCTCGCTGGCGCACCACGGCGTCCTGTTCCTGGACGAGTTCCCCGAGTACGCGCGCACCGCGCTCGAAGCACTGCGCGAGCCGCTGGAGACCGGCACCATCACCATCGCGCGGGCCACGCAGCGGGCCGAATTCCCCGCGCGCTTCCAGCTCGTGGCGGCCATGAACCCCTGCCCCTGCGGCTTCCTCGGCTCGGGCCAGCGCGCGTGCCGCTGCACGCCGGACCAGGTGGCGCGCTACCAGGGCAAGCTCAGCGGCCCGCTGCTCGACCGCATCGACCTGCATGTGGAAGTGCCCGCCCTGCCCACGCAGGAACTGCTGCAGGCGCCGCCGGGCGAAGCCAGCAGCGCCGTGCGCGAGCGCGTGGCCCTGGCGCGTGGGCGCGCCGTCGCGCGCCAGGGAAAGCCCAACCACGCGCTGCATGCGCAGGAGCTGGACGCGCAACTGGAGCTGACCGAGGCGGCTGCGGCCTTCCTGCAGTCCGCCGCCGCGCGCCTGGGCTGGTCGGCGCGCAGCACACACCGCACGCTGCGCGTGGCCCGCACCATCGCGGACCTGGCCGCGAGCGCCACCGTGGGCCCCGCCCATGTGGCCGAGGCCGTGCAGTACCGCCGCGCCCTGCACGGCGCCAAGGCCGGCTGA
- a CDS encoding ABC transporter ATP-binding protein yields the protein MTALLQVAGLSKAFGGVRAVDGVGFSLAPGEMLALIGPNGAGKSTTFNMVGGQLAPDSGSVRLAGQEIADLPPRAVWRLGVGRTFQIAETFASLSVVENVQMALLSADRRIFRFWRPAAAHRLPDALALLERVGMRAQAARPCSELAYGDVKRVELAMALAHAPRLLLMDEPTAGMAPAERLALMALTREIARERRMGVLFTEHSMDVVFGQADRVLVLVRGQLLAEGTPEAIQQDARVQAAYLGSGKLRQHAKERAHA from the coding sequence ATGACGGCGCTGCTGCAGGTCGCGGGCCTGTCCAAGGCGTTCGGCGGCGTGCGGGCCGTGGATGGCGTGGGCTTTTCGCTCGCGCCGGGCGAGATGCTTGCGCTCATCGGCCCCAACGGCGCGGGCAAGTCCACCACGTTCAACATGGTGGGCGGCCAGCTTGCACCCGACAGCGGCTCGGTGCGGCTTGCGGGGCAGGAGATCGCGGACCTGCCGCCGCGTGCCGTCTGGCGGCTGGGCGTGGGCCGCACCTTCCAGATCGCCGAGACCTTCGCCTCGCTCAGCGTGGTGGAGAACGTGCAGATGGCCCTGCTCTCGGCCGACAGGCGCATCTTCCGCTTCTGGCGTCCGGCTGCCGCGCACCGCCTGCCGGATGCGCTGGCGCTGCTCGAGCGCGTGGGCATGCGCGCGCAGGCCGCGCGGCCCTGCAGCGAACTGGCCTATGGCGACGTCAAGCGCGTGGAGCTGGCCATGGCGCTCGCGCATGCGCCGCGCCTGCTGCTCATGGACGAGCCCACGGCGGGCATGGCGCCGGCCGAGCGCCTGGCGCTGATGGCGCTCACGCGTGAGATCGCGCGCGAGCGGCGCATGGGCGTGCTGTTCACCGAGCACAGCATGGACGTGGTCTTCGGCCAGGCCGACCGCGTGCTCGTGCTCGTGCGCGGCCAGCTGCTGGCCGAGGGCACGCCCGAGGCCATCCAGCAGGATGCGCGCGTGCAGGCCGCCTACCTGGGCAGCGGCAAGCTGCGCCAGCATGCGAAGGAGAGGGCGCATGCTTGA
- a CDS encoding dihydrofolate reductase family protein — MTEIVYYVAASLDGRIAGPRGELDWLFAFDQAGTDYGLADFMAGVDAVVMGRATYDAVLGLGWSYGDRPAWVLSHRAPRADRRHRPRPCAGGRSTLPRCSRSAAPRGCAACGSWAVAT; from the coding sequence ATGACTGAAATCGTTTACTACGTGGCCGCCTCGCTCGACGGCCGCATCGCGGGCCCGCGCGGCGAGCTCGACTGGCTGTTCGCCTTCGACCAGGCGGGCACGGACTACGGCCTGGCCGACTTCATGGCAGGCGTCGACGCCGTCGTGATGGGGCGCGCCACCTACGATGCGGTGCTCGGCCTGGGCTGGTCCTATGGCGACCGCCCCGCCTGGGTGCTGAGCCACCGTGCTCCCCGGGCGGACCGGAGGCACCGCCCGCGTCCGTGCGCTGGGGGGCGCTCGACCCTGCCACGCTGCTCGCGCAGTGCCGCGCCCAGGGGCTGCGCCGCGTGTGGCTCCTGGGCGGTGGCGACGTAG
- a CDS encoding VOC family protein, protein MSHATATNAINWFEIPCADLDRAQAFYERLLGRPMRREDFGGEPMALFSKDDPATGGCLVAGPQRRTAPDAGVRIYLDSEPGVEAALARVAPAGGQVIDACMELPQGMGFIAHIRDTEGNTIGLHAMAR, encoded by the coding sequence ATGAGCCATGCCACCGCCACCAATGCCATCAACTGGTTCGAGATCCCCTGCGCCGATCTCGACCGCGCCCAGGCCTTCTACGAGCGCCTGCTGGGCCGCCCCATGCGCCGCGAGGACTTCGGCGGCGAACCCATGGCCCTCTTCTCCAAGGACGATCCCGCCACGGGCGGCTGCCTCGTGGCGGGCCCGCAGCGCCGCACGGCGCCCGACGCGGGCGTGCGCATCTACCTCGACAGCGAGCCCGGTGTGGAGGCCGCGCTGGCGCGCGTGGCGCCCGCGGGCGGCCAGGTGATTGACGCCTGCATGGAGCTGCCCCAGGGCATGGGCTTCATCGCCCATATCCGCGATACCGAGGGCAACACCATCGGCCTGCACGCCATGGCGCGCTGA
- a CDS encoding YoaK family protein has translation MRRFRHLMGHHRTVASNRTLGLLLAFNAGAVNAGGFLVIHLYTSHMTGFLAMLADNFVLGNMKLVLGAVGALWAFMSGAGTTAIMVNWARHRRLRSTYALPLLVEAVLLLLFGLIGAITLTWRTPFSVPLTVLLLAFLMGLQNAVVTKMSSAQIRTTHMTGVVTDIGIEIGKALYWNRSGGHPDQQVRANRTRLALHAGLFGMFLAGGLAGAAGFKYVGFICVVPLALVLLLLALPPLWSDRQRLRLAWRQWRNRPPMTPPPLA, from the coding sequence ATGCGCCGCTTTCGCCATCTCATGGGCCACCACCGCACGGTGGCCAGCAACCGCACCCTGGGCCTGCTGCTGGCCTTCAACGCGGGGGCGGTGAACGCGGGCGGCTTTCTGGTGATCCACCTCTACACCTCGCACATGACGGGCTTCCTCGCGATGCTGGCCGACAACTTCGTGCTCGGCAACATGAAGCTCGTGCTCGGCGCCGTCGGTGCGCTCTGGGCCTTCATGTCGGGCGCGGGCACCACGGCCATCATGGTCAACTGGGCGCGGCACCGCCGGCTGCGCAGTACCTATGCGCTGCCGCTGCTGGTCGAAGCCGTGCTGCTGCTGCTGTTCGGCCTGATCGGCGCGATCACGCTCACCTGGCGCACGCCGTTCTCGGTGCCGCTCACCGTGCTGCTGCTGGCTTTTCTGATGGGGCTGCAGAACGCCGTGGTGACCAAGATGTCGTCGGCGCAGATCCGCACCACGCACATGACGGGCGTGGTGACCGACATCGGCATCGAGATCGGCAAGGCGCTGTACTGGAACCGCAGCGGCGGCCACCCCGACCAGCAGGTGCGCGCCAACCGCACGCGGCTTGCGCTGCATGCGGGACTGTTCGGAATGTTCCTGGCCGGCGGCCTGGCGGGCGCGGCGGGCTTCAAGTACGTGGGCTTCATCTGCGTGGTGCCGCTGGCGCTGGTGCTGCTGCTGCTCGCGCTGCCGCCGCTGTGGTCCGACCGCCAGCGCTTGCGCCTGGCTTGGCGCCAGTGGCGCAACCGCCCCCCCATGACACCGCCGCCCCTGGCCTGA
- a CDS encoding sensor histidine kinase — MRQRTAELLHAQNALQAALHSERAMREEQRQFFNMINHEFRTPLAIVDSAATEQQTFPSPDLPTQRERASQIRRACRRLMTLVDNCLVSDRLEAQAFQPQLHSAPLAELIEDASELVHWSSRHHLRLDTGEAPPQWACDPTLVRIALSNLVDNAVKYAKSGEIAITARRPAPGVLALTVSDEGPGLPPDAVERIFECYERGERTDQTRGFGLGLWVARRIARLHGGDVQAGASARGGTSFTLTLAA; from the coding sequence GTGCGCCAGCGCACCGCCGAGCTGCTGCATGCCCAGAACGCTCTGCAGGCCGCGCTGCACAGCGAGCGCGCCATGCGGGAAGAGCAGCGCCAGTTCTTCAACATGATCAACCACGAGTTCCGCACGCCGCTGGCCATCGTGGACAGTGCCGCCACCGAGCAGCAGACCTTCCCGTCCCCGGACCTCCCCACGCAGCGCGAGCGGGCCTCGCAGATCCGCCGGGCCTGCCGCCGCCTGATGACGCTGGTGGACAACTGCCTGGTCAGCGACCGGCTGGAGGCCCAGGCCTTCCAGCCCCAGTTGCACAGCGCCCCCCTCGCCGAGCTCATCGAGGACGCCTCCGAGCTGGTGCACTGGTCCAGCCGCCACCACCTGCGCCTGGACACCGGCGAGGCGCCGCCGCAATGGGCCTGCGACCCGACGCTGGTGCGCATCGCGCTGTCCAACCTGGTGGACAACGCGGTCAAGTACGCCAAGTCCGGAGAAATCGCCATCACGGCCCGCAGGCCCGCCCCGGGCGTGCTCGCGCTCACCGTGAGCGATGAAGGCCCGGGCCTGCCTCCCGACGCCGTGGAGCGCATCTTCGAGTGCTACGAGCGCGGCGAGCGCACCGACCAGACACGGGGCTTCGGCCTGGGCCTGTGGGTGGCGCGGCGCATCGCCCGGCTGCACGGCGGCGACGTGCAGGCCGGCGCGTCGGCGCGGGGCGGCACCAGCTTCACGCTCACGCTGGCGGCGTGA
- a CDS encoding LysR family transcriptional regulator translates to MDTLRSLAAFVHSVELGSLSGAARALGTTQPTVSKLVAALERSVGVRLLRRSATGLSLTEEGLRFHERAKRMLEDYGDAVADARAQVQQPRGLLRVSAPVALGELRLNAMALEFLALYPDIELELLLEDRFVDPLEERIDVSLRLGGRLPPDLVARPIATWPRVLVAAPAYLAARGRPRQPQDLARHECLRYAGGDGALLLQGPQGPVSVPVRSRYRVTSAVALLDSVRGGAGISLQPLWTVHGLLAEGQLVRVLPRHTGPRRPRTCCMRRGATSPCACACWWTSWPNAWPACQGPARRAGMMAGCLLF, encoded by the coding sequence ATGGACACCTTGCGATCCCTCGCGGCCTTCGTGCACAGCGTGGAGCTGGGCAGCCTCTCCGGCGCGGCGCGGGCGCTGGGCACCACCCAGCCCACGGTCAGCAAGCTCGTGGCGGCGCTGGAGCGCTCGGTGGGCGTGCGCCTGCTGCGCCGCTCAGCGACGGGGCTGAGCCTGACCGAGGAGGGGCTGCGCTTTCACGAGCGCGCCAAGCGCATGCTGGAGGACTACGGCGACGCGGTGGCCGACGCACGCGCCCAGGTGCAGCAGCCGCGCGGCCTGCTGCGCGTGAGCGCGCCCGTGGCGCTCGGGGAGCTGCGGCTCAACGCGATGGCGCTGGAGTTCCTGGCGCTGTACCCCGACATCGAGCTGGAACTGCTGCTGGAAGACCGCTTCGTCGATCCGCTCGAGGAGCGCATCGACGTGTCGCTGCGCCTGGGCGGGCGCCTGCCGCCGGACCTGGTGGCGCGGCCCATCGCCACCTGGCCGCGCGTGCTGGTGGCGGCCCCGGCCTATCTGGCCGCGCGCGGCCGGCCGCGCCAGCCGCAGGACCTGGCGCGGCACGAATGCCTGCGCTATGCGGGCGGCGACGGCGCCTTGCTGCTCCAGGGGCCGCAGGGCCCCGTCAGCGTGCCGGTGCGCAGCCGCTACCGCGTGACCAGCGCGGTGGCCCTGCTCGACAGCGTGCGTGGCGGCGCGGGCATCTCGCTGCAGCCCCTGTGGACGGTGCACGGGCTGCTGGCCGAAGGGCAGCTGGTGCGCGTGCTGCCGCGCCACACCGGCCCCCGCAGGCCGCGCACCTGCTGTATGCGGCGCGGCGCCACCAGCCCCTGCGCGTGCGCGTGCTGGTGGACTTCCTGGCCGAACGCCTGGCCCGCCTGCCAGGGCCCTGCCCGCCGGGCTGGCATGATGGCGGGTTGTTTGCTTTTTTGA
- a CDS encoding ProQ/FINO family protein — MTDSVSATPEQNAAPAAAVAPAAAPAQAPRARGGRRGSRGGQGRRPEGAAPAAASSGSQAAPARAPRTHPLLEQLAAWYPRLFGAEFLPLKRGIFQDLLDAHADAIDKEALKLALSIHTRSTRYLTAVAAGLQRHDLQGQPVEAMAPEHVHHALLEVFRRRQQRGGEDLAPKLRNRIVQAFEASGLTRDQYAELVRGRDEKANALLDEALAEAAARAAKDEALLRAFEASGQSAEAFADMYGMPARQVGQTLERARRRRAPGA, encoded by the coding sequence ATGACCGATTCCGTGTCCGCCACCCCAGAACAGAACGCCGCGCCCGCCGCGGCCGTGGCCCCGGCCGCCGCGCCCGCGCAGGCCCCCCGCGCCCGGGGCGGGCGCCGTGGCAGCCGCGGGGGACAGGGCCGCCGCCCCGAGGGCGCGGCCCCCGCCGCCGCCTCGTCCGGCAGCCAGGCCGCACCGGCACGGGCGCCGCGCACCCACCCGCTGCTCGAACAGCTGGCCGCCTGGTACCCGCGCCTGTTCGGCGCCGAGTTCCTGCCGCTCAAGCGCGGCATCTTCCAGGACCTGTTGGACGCCCATGCGGACGCGATCGACAAGGAGGCGCTCAAGCTCGCGCTGTCCATCCATACGCGCTCCACACGCTACCTCACGGCCGTGGCGGCGGGCCTGCAGCGCCACGACCTGCAGGGCCAGCCCGTGGAAGCCATGGCGCCCGAGCATGTGCACCACGCGCTGCTCGAAGTCTTCCGCCGCCGCCAGCAGCGCGGCGGCGAGGACCTGGCGCCCAAGTTGCGCAACCGCATCGTGCAGGCGTTCGAGGCCTCGGGCCTCACGCGCGATCAGTACGCCGAGCTGGTGCGCGGCCGCGATGAGAAGGCCAACGCCCTGCTCGACGAGGCCCTGGCCGAGGCCGCCGCACGCGCAGCCAAGGACGAAGCGCTGCTGCGCGCCTTCGAGGCCAGCGGCCAGAGCGCCGAGGCCTTTGCCGACATGTACGGCATGCCCGCGCGCCAGGTGGGGCAGACGCTGGAGCGCGCCCGCCGGCGCCGCGCGCCGGGCGCCTGA
- a CDS encoding SMP-30/gluconolactonase/LRE family protein codes for MPWRAITTEPDQLGESPFWAAEEGRLYWVDIAGRALLRVAPEGGAVQRWPLPGEPGCAAPVRTGGFVMALRDGIYRARSWGGALECLARLPYDPATQRANDGKCDALGRLWVGTVHEPQGGGPRQPLAALYCVDAREPGAPRVDQVLQGATTSNGLAWSPDQRTLYWADTPTHRIAAFALEPAATALGAPRTLHAFAPKPPGWHSGQAGYGGRPDGACVDAEGAYWCALYEGARVVRLSPGGEVLAELPLPAQCPTMPCLGGPDGRTLFVTTARQGRPAEELLRYPQSGCVFATRVAVPGLPVAAFAAAG; via the coding sequence ATGCCGTGGCGCGCCATCACCACCGAACCCGACCAACTGGGCGAATCCCCGTTCTGGGCGGCCGAAGAAGGCCGGCTCTACTGGGTCGACATCGCGGGCCGAGCGCTGCTGCGCGTGGCGCCCGAGGGCGGCGCCGTGCAGCGCTGGCCCCTGCCCGGCGAACCCGGGTGCGCCGCGCCCGTGCGCACGGGCGGCTTCGTGATGGCGCTGCGCGACGGCATCTACCGGGCGCGCTCCTGGGGCGGCGCGCTCGAATGCCTCGCGCGCCTGCCCTACGACCCTGCCACACAACGCGCCAACGATGGCAAGTGCGACGCACTGGGCCGCCTGTGGGTGGGCACGGTGCACGAACCCCAGGGCGGCGGCCCGCGCCAGCCGCTGGCCGCGCTGTACTGCGTGGATGCGCGCGAGCCCGGCGCACCGCGCGTGGACCAGGTGCTGCAGGGCGCCACCACCTCCAACGGCCTGGCCTGGTCGCCCGACCAGCGCACGCTGTACTGGGCCGACACGCCCACGCACCGCATCGCGGCCTTCGCGTTGGAGCCCGCCGCCACGGCGCTGGGGGCGCCGCGCACGCTGCATGCCTTTGCCCCCAAGCCGCCCGGCTGGCACAGCGGCCAGGCCGGGTATGGGGGACGCCCCGATGGCGCCTGCGTCGATGCCGAGGGCGCCTACTGGTGCGCGCTCTACGAAGGCGCGCGCGTGGTGCGGCTGTCGCCCGGCGGCGAGGTGCTGGCCGAGCTGCCGCTGCCCGCGCAGTGCCCCACCATGCCCTGCCTGGGCGGGCCCGACGGGCGCACGCTGTTCGTGACCACGGCGCGCCAGGGCCGGCCCGCCGAGGAGCTGCTGCGCTACCCGCAGTCGGGCTGCGTGTTCGCCACACGCGTGGCGGTGCCGGGACTGCCCGTGGCGGCCTTCGCGGCGGCTGGCTGA
- the glnK gene encoding P-II family nitrogen regulator: MKMVTAIIKPFKLDEVREALSDIGVQGITVTEVKGFGRQKGHTELYRGAEYVVDFLPKVKIEAAVSDDLVERVIEAIESAARTGKIGDGKIFVTHLEQVVRIRTGETGKEAL; this comes from the coding sequence ATGAAAATGGTCACTGCCATCATCAAGCCCTTCAAGCTCGACGAGGTGCGCGAGGCGCTCTCCGACATCGGCGTGCAGGGCATCACCGTCACCGAGGTCAAGGGCTTCGGGCGCCAGAAGGGCCACACCGAGCTGTACCGCGGCGCGGAGTACGTGGTCGATTTTCTGCCCAAGGTGAAGATCGAGGCCGCCGTGTCCGATGACCTCGTGGAGCGCGTGATCGAGGCCATCGAGTCCGCCGCCCGCACGGGCAAGATCGGCGACGGCAAGATCTTCGTGACCCACCTCGAGCAGGTCGTGCGTATCCGCACCGGCGAAACCGGCAAGGAAGCCCTCTAA